A stretch of the Lactuca sativa cultivar Salinas chromosome 9, Lsat_Salinas_v11, whole genome shotgun sequence genome encodes the following:
- the LOC111909086 gene encoding exocyst complex component EXO70A1, with protein MGIPIRAAGVDNLSDKAAMMRESLQKSQSITDNMVSMLGSFDHRLSALETAMRPTQIRTHAIRRAHENIDKTLKAANVILNRFDLSREAESKIIRGPHEDLEGYLEAIENLRSNIRFFTNNKSFKSSDGVLSHANNLLSKAISKLEHEFKQLLSSYSKPVEPDRLYECLPNSLRPSSGSPETNAKNPSSHNDRITAENAVYNPPVLIPPRVLPLLHDLAQHMVNAGNSQQCMIIYRDTRSQVLQESLHQLGVEKLSKDDVQKIQWEVLELKIGTWIHFMRIAVKLLFAAEKKVCDQMFEGIESLKDQCFAEVTKGSVAMLLSFGDAIAKSKRSPEKLFVLLDMYEIMRELHSEIELLFSGKACKEIREAAVGLTKRLAQTAKETFGDFEEAVEKDATRTAVADGTVHPLTSYVINYVKFLFDYQSTLKQLFQEFEKGDESNSQLASVTMRIMQALQTNLDGKSKQYKDPALTNLFLMNNIHYMVRSVRRSEAKDLLGDDWVQRHRRIVQQHANQYKRIAWAKILQCLSIQGSTSSGGGDGGNSSGASRALIKDRLKIFNLQFEELHQRQSQWTVPDSELRESLRLAVAEVLLPAYRSFIKRFGALVENGKNPHKYIRYTAEDLDRMLGEFFEGKT; from the exons ATGGGGATTCCGATTCGAGCAGCAGGGGTGGATAATCTGAGCGATAAAGCCGCGATGATGAGAGAATCACTACAGAAGAGTCAGTCAATCACGGACAACATGGTTTCCATGTTGGGTTCTTTTGACCACCGTCTCTCCGCCCTAGAAACTGCTATGCGTCCGACTCAG ATAAGGACACATGCAATACGCAGAGCTCACGAGAACATTGATAAGACTTTGAAGGCTGCTAATGTTATATTGAACAGATTTGACCTTTCTCGAGAG GCGGAGTCTAAAATAATTAGAGGTCCACATGAGGATCTTGAAGGCTATCTTGAAGCTATTGAGAATTTAAGAAGCAATATTCGGTTTTTTACAAACAATAAAAGCTTTAAGAGTAGCGATGGGGTGCTTAGTCATGCAAATAATTTGCTTTCCAAAGCTATCTCCAAACTGGAACATGAATTTAAACAACTTTTATCATCATACAG TAAACCCGTGGAGCCTGATCGTCTATATGAATGCCTACCTAATTCCCTACGCCCCTCATCTGGATCACCTGAAACAAATGCCAAAAATCCATCTTCTCATAATGATCGAATCACTGCAGAAAATGCTGTTTATAATCCTCCTGTCCTCATTCCACCTCGTGTGTTGCCATTGTTACATGATCTAGCTCAACACATGGTGAATGCTGGTAATTCTCAGCAGTGTATGATCATATACAG GGATACACGTTCTCAAGTGCTTCAAGAAAGCCTTCATCAATTGGGGGTGGAGAAGCTTAGTAAAGATGATGTTCAGAAGATACAATGGGAGGTCTTGGAGCTTAAAATCGGGACTTGGATtcattttatgagaattgca GTGAAATTATTGTTTGCAGCAGAAAAAAAAGTGTGTGATCAAATGTTTGAAGGCATTGAGTCCCTTAAAGATCAGTGTTTTGCTGAAGTTACAAAAGGTAGTGTTGCGATGTTACTTAGTTTTGGAGATGCAATTGCTAAAAGCAAAAGATCACCAGAAAAATTGTTTGTGCTTTTGGACATGTATGAGATTATGCGTGAGCTTCACTCTGAG ATTGAATTGCTTTTTAGTGGTAAAGCTTGCAAGGAAATCAGAGAAGCTGCAGTTGGTTTAACGAAACGACTTGCACAAACAGCAAAAGAGACATTTGGAGATTTTGAAGAAGCAGTTGAAAAGGATGCAACAAGAACTGCTGTTGCAGATGGAACTGTTCATCCTCTCACAAGCTACGTCATCAACTACGTCAAATTCTTATTCGA CTATCAATCAACACTGAAGCAACTTTTCCAAGAGTTTGAAAAGGGAGACGAATCGAACTCTCAACTTGCATCTGTAACAATGCGAATCATGCAGGCTCTTCAAACTAATTTGGACGGAAAGTCAAAGCAATACAAAGATCCGGCGTTGACCAACTTGTTCCTTATGAACAACATTCATTATATGGTCAGATCCGTTCGCAG ATCCGAAGCAAAGGATTTGTTAGGGGATGATTGGGTACAACGACACAGAAGAATCGTACAACAGCATGCTAATCAGTATAAAAGGATCGCATGGGCAAAG aTCTTACAGTGTCTGTCGATTCAAGGGTCAACTTCATCAGGAGGTGGTGATGGAGGAAACAGTAGTGGGGCCTCACGAGCTCTTATAAAGGATAG GTTAAAGATTTTTAATCTTCAATTTGAGGAGCTTCATCAAAGACAATCTCAGTGGACTGTTCCTGATTCAGAGCTCAGGGAATCATTAAGACTTGCAGTTGCTGAAGTCTTGTTGCCTGCTTACAGATCCTTCATTAAGCGTTTTGG GGCACTTGTTGAAAATGGGAAGAATCCTCACAAGTATATAAGGTATACAGCTGAGGATCTTGATCGAATGCTTGGCGAATTTTTCGAGGGTAAGACTTGA
- the LOC111909168 gene encoding uncharacterized protein LOC111909168 gives MIRSNFLFVRSISPLSHHRNPLSPFAVSYSSFNLPESSMETNSKDSQEPKKDQHKETARDIDPLKKVSDDILPHILNLYGSCALPRDFEIYAPDASFEDPLMCAHGVKQIKSAFYSLSKVFSESRIVEYNIKENILPHGRREIVIDNKQYYKFMGKDIDMISLIKLYVEDGKVIRHEDWWNKKPLWNRDTSNVPLVGRIIEMARRGSMLATHAMMKFGKDPTS, from the exons ATGATTCGTTCCAATTTCCTTTTCGTACGTTCAATTTCTCCTCTTTCTCATCACCGGAACCCACTTTCTCCCTTTGCAGTCTCTTACTCATCGTTTAACTTACCGGAATCCTCCATGGAAACAAACTCCAAAG ATTCACAGGAACCAAAAAAAGATCAACACAAGGAAACAGCTCGTGATATTGATCCATTGAAGAAGGTGTCGGATGATATACTTCCTCATATCCTCAACCT GTATGGATCATGTGCCTTACCTCGGGATTTTGAAATCTATGCTCCTGATGCTTCATTTGAAGATCCACTCATGTGTGCTCATGG GGTGAAGCAAATCAAGTCGGCTTTTTATTCTCTTTCAAAGGTGTTTAGTGAGTCAAGAATTGTAGAGTACAACATCAAAGAAAATATACTTCCTCATGGAAGAAGAGAG ATAGTCATTGACAACAAGCAATACTACAAGTTCATGGGAAAAGATATTGACATGATATCACTCATTAAGCTTTATGTAGAGGATGGGAAGGTCATTCGCCATGAAGATTG GTGGAACAAAAAGCCCCTATGGAATAGAGATACTTCTAATGTGCCACTAGTTGGACGAATTATAGAGATGGCTCGAAGGGGTTCCATGTTGGCAACTCATGCTATGATGAAATTTGGGAAGGACCCAACGTCATAA